Part of the Enterobacter pseudoroggenkampii genome, TGATCCACAAAGTTTCTCTCAGAAATGGGGCGTGCGATGAACATAAATTTGTCGTTTCAGCCTGCGCGTTCACATTCCAGGGATATCGCGAGATCCTTAGCAGGTACGGAGTACAGGCCACGCATATTCACTTTGAGGGGGATGAGGTCTCTCAACAGGAACTGCAAAATATCCTTATAAATCAGAATACTCATATTGTAGCTTTTCTCGGCAAAGGTATTGTCGATCTTCTGGAGAGCCTGAAGCGACTGGCATCCGTTCTCAATGCACTCCCCGTTATTCGACGCGTCACCCTGTATGGTGACATACCGGATGGCTGGTTGTATCGCACCCTTAGCAGTCTTTTAAATAACCGCTATCAATTGTCATTAATTCGTATAGCCCATGTTTCAGATGTAATAACCTGTTTTCACACCCACCATAACGGGTTTAAGGACCGCTCACGTTTATTACGCGAACGCAGTACGGATATTTCTCCGCATGAAAATATTAAATGGCTTACAAAAAGAGAGATTGATGTATTGTTAAATTTCTACCGCGGCATGTCCGTAAAAGAAATGTGCGATAGAATGGGGCTCTCTAATAAAACGGTTTACACCCACCGCAAGGAAGGTGTGCTGAAATTAAGGTTAATTAAGCAATGGCTACACGATCCGCACAATTTAAAAGCGGAGGGAAGTATTAAACGGCGAAGTCAAAAAACGGAATTTACGGATAAGGAAGCAGAAATCTTCAATGCGTTGCATAACAAAGAGATATTTCCTGCCTATCAAATCATTACCGATCGTGATAAAAAAGGTGTAGGGTTTGAGATACTCATTCGCTGGAATAAGAATGGTAAGATTGTCAAACCAACCGGTTTTCTTACGGATATTTCCAGTTATGAGATATGGCTAAAAATAACGGCGCTAGTCATCCATGCCGCCGTATCAGGAATTAATAAGTATAACGGGAAATACTATTTTTCAGTGAATATCCCGCCTCGTCTGGCTTCCGGCAATGCCTTGCCAGATATGGCGAGAAAAGCCATCGGCATGCTGCTCAAACCGCAGTGGGCCGAAAAGCTGGTCTTTGAATTTGCAGAAGATATTGACGTGACGAAGGACAAAAGGATCCCTGAAACCATGCGGCATTTACGCAATACGGGGTGTCGATTGTTTCTGGATGACTGTTTCTCTAACCACCAAACCATGTTCCCGGTGCGCCAGGTGCATTTTGACGGACTCAAACTGGATCGGGACATTGTCGAGCATTTTGTGGCAAACGACAATGACTATAACTTGATTAAAGCGATACAGATTTATAGCGACATGACCGGGGCAGACTGCATTGCAGAGGGGGTTGATAGTGAAGAGAAATTCGAAAAATTAGTCGCGCTGGGCGTCAAAAACTTTCAGGGTTATTATTTATCGCGTGCTGTGAAAGAAGAAGAGTTAGACCGCATGGTCAGGTTGTTCAGTTAACAAAAAATAAAGCCCCGAAGGGCCTTTTATTATTTTCGACCCAGCAACAGGCCGAGAACAATACCGACCGCACCCGCTGCGACGAGGCCGGTGAGGGGATTATTTCTGACCGCTTCAGTAACATCGGAAACAGCATCGCTGGCCTGCGCGGCATATTTTTTTGCCGCACCTTTTACCTGATGCTTTGGTGAATCAACGAACTCACCAAACTGCTGCTGCGCCGAACCTGCAAGTTCATCAAGTTTATTTTTTGCTTTGTCTTCAGCAAACTGGGTGTTTTTATCAGTACCGATATCAGACATTTTTGCCTCCTTTTGTTGATAATTAAAGGATAGCCGTTCTTTGCGGATGTGAGAGACGAAAGGTTAATTTCAGCACCCAACAGGGTGGTTTTCGGATATATCTCTGTGCGGGGGACTCCCACAGAGAGTGGGGGTTGGCGCGTCATTCCGGGCTGTCCGGCTCCCAGGAGAGGATATCGCCCGGTTGACACTGCAGTGCCTCGCATATTTTCGCCAGCGTATCAAAACGTATCCCTTTCACCTTGCCGGACTTGAGCAGCGACAGGTTTTGCTCAGTGATCCCCACAAAGGCTGCCAGTGCTCTGGACGTCATTTTCTTCTCTACCAGCATTTTGTCCAGATGAACCACGACAGCCATAATTAGATGAACTCCTTATTTTCTTCTTCCGCTTTGATCCCTTCGACCAGGGAGTGAAAGGTTACCAGCAGCAAACCGCCTGTTAATAGCAGAACAAAATCCCCAAGCAAAAGGGTGACCTGGTAGTAATGTCCCGGCCACGCGATCGTCAGCGGGATCAAAAAGCGACAGACCGGCAGTGCGATCCCAAGGCTTAACATCGCGATGGCAATCTTGCGAACGCTGTTTGCCAGAGCCCGGGAGAGGATCTGTTTTTGACGAACCTGCCGGGTGACGCTCATTCCCTGCCAGACAGCAAAGGCAAACAGCCCCGCCGGAAGATAAAGGATCGCCAGCAGGAGTATCTGGCGCAGCGACGAAACCGTTGCAACAGCCAGATCGTCTTTCTGAACCTCGGCGAGCTTTAGCAGAGTGGAAATAAAAAACGACTCGCCGGTGAAATAAATCCATAAAGGGGTGATTAATGCCAGGATGAGAAATAGCGGCAGCACCCCTGCGATGAACACCAGACTGAGTTTACCCCTCGCACCATTCACATCGAACCTTCCTGAGTGTTTCATATTATTTTAAGACCAGCACGCACAAGCATGACATAAGCATTAGCGCGATGGCAATCTTA contains:
- a CDS encoding DUF883 family protein: MSDIGTDKNTQFAEDKAKNKLDELAGSAQQQFGEFVDSPKHQVKGAAKKYAAQASDAVSDVTEAVRNNPLTGLVAAGAVGIVLGLLLGRK
- a CDS encoding helix-turn-helix domain-containing protein — its product is MAVVVHLDKMLVEKKMTSRALAAFVGITEQNLSLLKSGKVKGIRFDTLAKICEALQCQPGDILSWEPDSPE
- a CDS encoding DUF2975 domain-containing protein, with product MKHSGRFDVNGARGKLSLVFIAGVLPLFLILALITPLWIYFTGESFFISTLLKLAEVQKDDLAVATVSSLRQILLLAILYLPAGLFAFAVWQGMSVTRQVRQKQILSRALANSVRKIAIAMLSLGIALPVCRFLIPLTIAWPGHYYQVTLLLGDFVLLLTGGLLLVTFHSLVEGIKAEEENKEFI
- a CDS encoding EAL domain-containing protein, coding for MIHKVSLRNGACDEHKFVVSACAFTFQGYREILSRYGVQATHIHFEGDEVSQQELQNILINQNTHIVAFLGKGIVDLLESLKRLASVLNALPVIRRVTLYGDIPDGWLYRTLSSLLNNRYQLSLIRIAHVSDVITCFHTHHNGFKDRSRLLRERSTDISPHENIKWLTKREIDVLLNFYRGMSVKEMCDRMGLSNKTVYTHRKEGVLKLRLIKQWLHDPHNLKAEGSIKRRSQKTEFTDKEAEIFNALHNKEIFPAYQIITDRDKKGVGFEILIRWNKNGKIVKPTGFLTDISSYEIWLKITALVIHAAVSGINKYNGKYYFSVNIPPRLASGNALPDMARKAIGMLLKPQWAEKLVFEFAEDIDVTKDKRIPETMRHLRNTGCRLFLDDCFSNHQTMFPVRQVHFDGLKLDRDIVEHFVANDNDYNLIKAIQIYSDMTGADCIAEGVDSEEKFEKLVALGVKNFQGYYLSRAVKEEELDRMVRLFS